The following DNA comes from Dermacentor andersoni chromosome 2, qqDerAnde1_hic_scaffold, whole genome shotgun sequence.
CGAGCAGGACAGGCTCGCCGAGATGTCGCAGGGACTTTACGACCAGGAAGAGGATGACGACCAGGCCAGTGAGCTGACAGCTTCTGACGGTGAAGCAAAGGCCGAAGCGCCCGCGTTACCGGCACCGACTGCCGCTCGTAAGACTCGGCAGCAGAGACGTCGTGCTGCGGAACAAAAGAGGTTGCGTCGAGAGGCCATGGAGCGCAAGAAGGCGCGTGTGCTAGCCAACGACGTGTACCGGATACGGACACTGAAGACGGAGCTACGGCGCAACGCCGAGGCGTCCGAGGCGCGTCAGAAGCGCCGCCAGCAGCGCGAGGTGGACAAGTTGTACGGCGCGcggcggctgagcgcgtacaAATACGAGGAACCAGACTTGCCGTTGAAGCTGTCTAGCGAACTGCGGGATTCGCTGCGCGAGCTCCGGCCCGAGATAAACGTGCTTGAGGACCGCTATAAAAGTCTACAGCGTCGAAACGTGATCGAAACACGCCAGCAGCAGAAGAAGGTGGTCAAGTACAAGCCCAAGAAGGCTGTAAAGCGCTCGCACAGGCAGTTTGCCGAAGCCGACGAGCAGAGGTGGAAAAAGGAGCTTCAATAAATGATGATGTGTCACTTCCCTATGTTCTCGCCCTCGTGTCTGTGTCTCGCTCTTGCAGCTTTGTCAGATAGTAACCGTCAGGAAGCTGATGGTTACCACTTCGCGTGACGAGTGCATTGTGGCATCTCCAAAGTGCATGATTGTTCAGGGCGTGATATTAATACTCTTATGAACACTCTTTATCTAGCAGTTTCTACAACTGAAGCCCGATGGCACTGCAAGACGTCTGCCTATGGCTGGCCTTGTGTGGAGCAAAAATGAAGGCTTGCAGTGACTGTGTGCAGTGTATATAGACCAGACCATTTTACTCTAGCACACACATTTAGAGTCGGCACTTTCAAGAGAGAGTCTTAGGGTCGGGGATGCAAGTGTTGGGGGACGCAAACTGCTGGGTGTACAAAAGAACCCAAAGTGAACACAAAAGAGCATGAATTGCCCACAGCAAAGTTTGTGTTCCTTGAATGCTTGGGTGCGGCCTGCATGGTATGCTAAATGTGAACGACTACTCTTTTTTGGAGATGAGTCCGCTTGTTGTTCACTGCCACTGCTGGAGCACACATGCCGAAGCCGTTCTGGCACAGAGTGGTGCAATTGCAATGAATTTTCTGCATTTGGCACAGGAATTTGCGTTTGTATCAATATGACGCAAGAGTCCCACCCCTGTCAAGTTCCCTCGTCATGCATTCAAATTCATTGTGATCTTCTCTGGAGAGGCGTTCACAATGGATATCCACGTGAAGCCGAGGAAAGCATAAGGGAAATTGTGTGTTTTTAATTGAACTGTAGAAACTACAaggtaaaggaaaatgaaagaacAACAATACTTTCTGCCAgtgggagctgaacccacatCCTCTGCAGTACGGCATTACCCACTTTGAAACCGAGCCCCTGGGTTCCCCTtctcattcaaaaaaaaaaatatgaaagataAAAGTTCGACAGAAACATGGGAGTGCTTTCTTATACGCTCAATTTTCTGGTTGAGCCATTTCATTGCATTATCAACAGGAATATATTGGTCCTATGTAAATTTCAAACTAGCCGATGCTTTTTATTAGAACTATGTATGTAGCGCTTACGTGCTGTAAATTATGTTGACGAAAGGAAAGCCCTCTTACTCCTCCAGCTGACAGAACATTAAGGAGTGGTAACATCATGAAATGAAGCAAGTCTGTGCCATTGAGTTGCTGAGTCATTAGCTGTACCAGTTCTCCTTATGTTCAAGTGTGGAAATTCGTAACCCTGCAACAGCTAAATAAGTGTGTCAACTTTCTCAGCTGCCTGCTAGTAGTCATTGAGAATTGTGAACTGGTTATAGTGTACCTTGCACATCAGGACAGGCAAAAATTACTTGGAGCGAGCATTCTGAATTGAGTGGTTGAGCATACCAACAGTCTCTTGTAGCCTGCCATCACCAGCGACTTCACATGGTGTACTCTGTTGTCCTGTAGAATGCAAGTTCAAGCACATATTCAGCCAAAACTTTTCTCTTGTCTCGTACAATGCAAGTTGATCACTTGAACTTTTCTTCCACagtccttgcccccccccccccccccccccccgagagaGACAGTACTTTTCAGGCAATAATCATGTCATTTCATTGGGCCCCATGCTGGTGGCCTGTCCCGTGGCGCTGAATTGGCGATTGTGCCACGGACAGATCTCACTAGACCTTCGCTTGTTGGCCCAAGGCTGCATCAGCCTTCCTAGCAACATGAAATATTGATAATCGAAAAAGTTTAAGGGGCTGTGTTTTTTGTAGCAACTTCACTTTCCATTCTTTTGTTGCTTCCTAATTGGCTTGGGACACCATCGACTGGGACACTTGAGACAATGCCAATCAGTACACCCGAGAAGTTGGAATGAACAGTTGAAATATATGGCACCAGATCTCTGTGGGTGCTTGCAGAGTCATGCATAGCAAATACGTAGCTGTTTTACCTCCAAATCCTGAGCAGTTGTGTGCAATCTGGTGCTGGGCTTACTACAGTGCTGTGCAACCATCTTTCAGGCACCATAGGGCAATGTGCTGAAGtatgccgcatttttttttttttttttacttgtaagCAGCTTAAAAAGCAAAAACTTTGACAAAGCACATTCGTGGAAACTAAGTTCATTCCATCATGTACGGTCTTGCAGGCAGTGTGGTGGGCCGATTCTTAAAGCAGTGATATTGATTACACGTACATGGGAAAGGCTAAAAATTTCATAATCAATGCCTAACAGGTGTTCGTTGAAACAGAAATGTGTAACACAAGCACTTGACCATAGTTTTAAAAATGCAAAGACAAAAAGTCAGCCAAACAAAGCTGGTTctaacagtctttttttttttttccagggtgCATTACTACCTCGTGTATGCTGCTTTATTTTTGGCCTGTGACCGTTCACGAGATTATCAATGTTGGCAAGTTATCAACAAATTGTCCCAATACTACTGTATCCTACTCTAGTGTACCCAGCATTACTGTAGCCTACTGTATGCGAAATTTCTCACATTATCACATCTATAGTGAGACGAGAGGGATATCTAATTGAATTGTATGCATGCTGCAGACAGTGCTGCACCATCTTCGAATCTGCATGAGCACCAATGATTACTCTGGAAGATCAGATTCTACAACTGATGACCGTGCTCTCCACTATCGTTGTTTGGATGTTGCTTTTCATTCTCGGCACAAATTCGTCCAATAAAGAGCTTTAATCACACTTTCCAGTTGCCATTCCGCTTCCTCACCATCACAACATCACAACATTTTTGGAACACGTGATTCAAAATCAGTATGCAATGTTGTCACTTCTGGAGAGAATGAACGAAACTGCTATATTTGTAGCAACCTTGCTACTTGCAACATAAAGCGACTGCTTGCTTTCATCTGCACACTGTCCTTGCTTTAAAGATATGCTATAGAGATATACAAAAACTTTTTATTGAGGCTCTTGATTAGGAGCTAACAGACAAGGGACACGGGCAGCAAAAGCAAATGAAGCGGGGCAGGGAACGGGAGTCCTTTATTTATGCCCTTTCCTAGCGGGATGACATTAGCAGCTCTGACATGGTTTCACAGAGTCTTGTTCTAATGATTGATCACATGATCCTGGCCTGTGGCAAACATGAGGAAGCTGCTCTTACAGGTCTTATGTCTTGCCAATAGCCTTGATTAGCTCAATAATTGTCTCGGAATTCTTTTAGTACGTCCACACATTCTTTGATTAATAAATTTTTGTACTGCAGGTTGAACTTGCACGCAACTTATACATTAGCCACGAATGTAGCTTGTGTATTATTGCTGCCGTCAGTGTTTtcaattctttgtatactagtgcCATCGAATTTGCTGTGCATCCCTCTCTTATGCAATGACTGCAAAGGGCTGAAtggtatttttaaataaatgtatGCCCACATATGGCATGCGCGTTTTAAGAAGAGGCCTCCGTTTTCGGTTGCCCGGCATGTGGCACGGCCTAAGGCCATGGTGAATGCTTGGAGTGTCTGTGCGTTTGACTTCACAGCAGCTTGCCAGTGCATGCCAGTGCAAGGGTACGGCGACACCAGCGTGCGAGGATGCGCCCACAACGCTCGCACCTGCAGTGATAACACCTTTGCCGGTTGCATTCGTTCAAAACTAATCCCACGAACGGGCCAGCGTGGTTAGCAGAGCCTCTCCCAAGCAATTTGCCCCTGAAGAAAGTCGGGTCCCCATAAAGAGAAAGATGTGTATTATATagcaaattacctttctacaatacCCAGAAAAATGCACTGGAACCCTGAAAGAAGGCTGGCTAAGCCATAAAAAGTGCAAGAAGGAAAGGCCAGTGGTGATGACAATTTTAAGCTCCTACACTAAGTCGCTGTGACATCATTAATTAGACTGCATCTACTTGGGCTTAGTAAATGTTTTATCCGCAAAATGGACTggcattgtattctaaaggagccaaagaatgAACTTGGCAAGCTTTGCAAACTTCCACTGCAACACAACAGCCCAGACACAAAGAAACACTTTGAAATCCACTACGTCACACTGACACATTGGTGCTGGGATTTCAgtgcaaaatttttaaaaatgaaagcTTGACCTTCATCTTTCTCTTCTAATAACCGATTATTGCAAGGTTAATAAAAATAGAATTTataaagaatactttatcaatgTAAACTATTTCgtgtttctatttagtgtccctttatagGGGAAAGTTGGGTCTTAGACAAGCATTTTTAAACTTATATGTAATTTTATGAGGTTGCTATAAACATTTTTGTTGATCTCATTTggttttaaccctttgaggctTAAAAccaaaaaccgagagagggaggcttGCATAAAAatttccctgtattcccacatagtggcagcacatgacaaaaaagagaaagttgggaaattggcgcactttttaaacgtgcagacggtgccgtaaatatacggcatcgaccatttttggacttgctTGCAGTGCCATATACttacgtcattgaccgtcaaagggttaagtTTATGCAAGTTTGCATAACTTTCTGGAAAAAAATCGGTTCCTTGGATTTCTTTATACGGGGTGTCGATGACTTATGAATAATTCCAAGAAATTCAATAAAACCAACCGTACTGCTGTTCACCGTGGGACACGAGTTGTAAGACTTCAGAGTTGACAAACTGGAATACACTCCTGTGAGTGTCAAGTTCGCAACTCTTGTTCTAAGGTAGAGCAAAAGGTTGGTTTTACTGTATTTTTCAAATCATGTAAAAGCCATTGCTACCCTCTTTATGGATATCTGAGGAACTAATTAAAAAAACATTAGGAAAGGACAACTAGCATAAAATTAAAACTAAATGATGGTAAATGAAAATGGACCTCCTATTCAATATAAGCGCATAAAATTCATATGTCTACAAGTTTTACGTATGATAACACAAACAAACACCAGAGTATTTCTAGTCAGATGGTCAGAGACCCTTAGCGTAGTTAACTTGCAGAGTGGTACCAGTTTGTGTTCTGCCGCAGCAGAACATTGCCCAAATGGCTGCTCTGCAAAGCCAAGCAGGCACTCTGTCAGCAGAGCAAAGGACGTCGAAGCATGAGGCACAATCGAGGTCTCCCCAAATTTAGTTCAAAACTATATCATGAGATACAACCACAACATGAGTTATGCATAGTGTTCAGCTCATCATTTTGCAACTTCCAATCGCCATCTGTGGGCAATCGTGCACGCAAGACACAGTCCATGGGAGAAGTGATGTTTCTAGTCCAGGCAGTCTGCCCCTTTCAAGACGAAAATCCAGTGCTGCACTATTGCTTAGGCGAGGCCAAAATGTCCACACTCCACATCTCCGATTGACAACACTCTATATAAAGGAACACACAAAATTTGCAGCACGAGAATACACTACACCTCGCAACAAGCACATCAATACGAAATCCAGGAAAAGAAAGGTAAACAACATTAACAGACGATAGCAATAaactcgcacaaaaaaaaagaaaagttgccaAACTCCACACAATACACCAAACAGTTCACGGccacggaaaaaagaaagaaacgtttccACACAGTGGAGGCCCTAAACAAAGACAAAACAGgtcgataaatatatatatatatattaaatgagCAACATCTGGCCTTGAGATTGCAAGTAAACACTTTTTGTAATTTGCACCAGCACAATGCTAACGCTTTTTGTAAAGCTGCCATTACATCTCACTTGCGCAGTTCACAGACACCATCAGTGTGTATCAGCTGAATGGCAGGCATCAGTGTACCGAAAAACCCACTAGCAACCACAACAACAGCGATGACAAAAGATTTAAACTGCTCACGCTCCTTGATTGAAAAACTAGTGCTGTTGTAAAACCCATGCTACTTCATCTCCAAACCAGTACTAGTGCACCATCACTCTTTTGTTGACTTTGACTTCCCTGATCACTAATGCGATCAAAATTAACGGTCGTAATGTGAGATCCAGGTTGCACCGACACGCATGTCTTCGAGGCAAAATATGATGCTCCATAATTTCACAAGTGTTTCGAAATCGGCTGGTGCTGCATACAAAGTGAACACTGTGAAAGTGCGTCACATACTAAAGTCATAAGACCCAAGTTTGGGCTGCAGTCTTTAAAAGAGGCAACATTGTAGTGCAGTGTTCATGTAACACACGATGAGGGCGTAGTTTAACAAAGGCCACAACAATTCGGAAGAGGGAGCCACAGAGATTTCTGACGACAACTTGGACCGCATTTTTGGCACACCGAGTTGTAGAAGTTGTCTTGACTTTAATGTTTTTCCCTGGTGTGACAGATCTTGAATCACTGATGCTAAGTTAATAAAGGCGCAAAATATTCAATTCAAAGAACGTGGTGGAAAGGGCCCCACTGGCAAGGTCGTTTGGCAAAGTACAATCCCCTAGCATAGGAGACAATCAGCAGGGAAGTGCACTGCCAATATGCCGCTTTTGTTCAAACCAGTGCTGCAGTGCCTAATTGGACGCCAGACAGAGCATGGTGCAGGAGTTGTGGCTCACAATTCTTTCTCTTCACGTAGCTTCGCCAGAAAATCAAAAACAGCCGAGTAAGCACACCACTTCTGCACATGTTCTGCTGCACATTCTGCTTGAGCAAgactgcagctgttgctgggagAAGGCCATCACTTGAGTCCCTTTGCTGCACTTGGGTTTAGGGCAGTGCTAGTAGCGAGCCAAAGTACACTATGTCAGTACACATGCTAAGTGCAGTCACGTAATCCTGAAGAGGCCAGAGAAATAGAGCCAAAACGGTGACCTTGCAAGCGGTGTGTACCTAACAAAAGAACTAACACAAAACCAACGCATGCTACATTCACTGACTGGACAACATGAGCACGTAGTTTACCTAGATCACCAGATAGCACCAGAACATTGACTCCGCCCTCCATAGTAGCGGCAGTACATGTTAGGCTATATGCCACACCAACAAAGTACTGCACAGATGCACAACCGGATAGTGCTTTAATTGATGCATTAATTGGATAGCGCTTATTGctaccaattttttttcttttcaggcaataaaaatgaaaaaaaaaaaacaagacaggaAGTGATTCATGCTCTCAGCTCATTAAGCACTGCTATTTAGGCTGAAAGGAACTCACTTGCTGAAACTCCTAACATCTTAGTACTTTGTAGAAATAGACCATCTTTTCATATAATCTGCTAACCACAAGACAATGAGCCAAATGTTGTAAAGAGCACAGTCAACAAGTGCCCATTGGGTTGGAAGCATCCGCAACCTTTAGACTTCCTTAAAGCAGAGCTAATAATTACGGAATACAATGTCGATTTCCACGTACCACATACGTACAGGTCAAGCACGCACCtactgcaatatttttttacattgatgCTGCACCAGGCACAGGACAATGCAACTGGTCTTGTCGCTGGGCTGCAATCACACGATGCATCTGGTTAGACCACCGAATATAAGCGCCAAAACAAAAGAACCACAACAACTTTAACCACAAAGCTACCAGCATCTGTGCCATGTGGTCTGGAAGAAAGTCAACACAATGCAATAAAAGTGATTGCTGAAATCACCGGGCATGACTGAACTTAGAAGGCCAACAGAGGGGTAACATCAGGTGTGGTAAAGACAACTGTGGGATTTGGGCAGTGCTTGTGTAAGAGGAAACACCTCAGCAATCCCCTTCCCCTCCTCCCTCTTTCCTCTTCAACAAGTAACAATTACAGCCTTTTATCAGTTTATAATTCTGCcatcgtaaaaaagaaagaaaaaaatcggcAGCAATAAAGTAAAGATGCTCGATGTCAACATTGTCTTGTATCCACGAGATGGTAGCCAGAACAACATTTCTGACAACCCACGCTGTGCAGCCACCACAGTACCCACGACGTACAGCAACATAGATGTAAAGAAAACAAATGTATTTTTACACGTGTTGTTGTCCCAAGCACATTCAGCAGCGTCTCCACCCAGCCTGTCCACAGTCGAAGTTGTGAAAGCTGGCAGTGAGGTAAGGCCCCTTGCCGACAAACTGGCAGGGCTGTTATGTATATACAAGTTTCTCTGCCTCGCACTTGCAGCATCCCGAGATACAACCAGTCACTGGCACGGTAACACCGCCGCTTTTCCCAGTGGGCGGGCATGTAACGAAACAGCACGATGCACGGGGCATCCAACCTACATGTCGACGGCCGATGCCTGCACCtcactcagcagccgcacaagATTGTCTAGTCCGAGCAGGTACCCCGCATCTGGCCCACAGTGTCGCGTGGTGTCCCCCTCGTAGCCCTCGTGCGTCGTGTGTGCAAAGTCGATCATTCGCACATCCACACGTGGTGGCGACGGCGCGTCGTCCTCTTCAGACTCAGCGGCAGTCCCTGCTGTACTGCTGGAGTGACTGGCCTCATCGTCTTCGTGCGAGGAAGAAGATGGCGAAGAGCCTTCGTAGATCACAAGCAGCGAGGATGAATAAAAACGGAATGAGTTCTGGCGCTCAACGGCACGGCGCAGCCCAAGTAGTCGCTGCGTGACCAGCGCCGCCAGGTCGGCACGCAGCCTGTAGCCGTCGTGGAAGAACTGCCGCAGACAGTGGCGCAGGCCCCGGTCGTCCAGCCTCCGGCCGTAGTACTTGTCCCGGCACATGAAGCTGCCCGACTGGTACACCTGTGTATGGACGAGCCAAGGAAGGCCGCACATGTGTTAAGCACATCAGAAACACGCGCAAAGCGTGTAAAAACAACTACAGCCTACATGTGCTAAACAGTGTTGGTAACCTAACATGCTGACCAGCACTGCATATTTGAAGTGAACCTCGGGAAGTAGGTCATACACAAACACTGCACACAACCATAAAGaagtcattcttgagcttccacTTGACGATATCACGTTGTCAAACACTGCAATCAAATTCCTTTCTTGCCTTCTTTTCATGCTGTAGCCTTAACCACTGCTTCGTGGTGCAACCACTTTCGCTTCTCAATGCACTTTTCGTATTGATTTGTAGCTTTGTCCTCAACCTTCTAACAAACTTGGAGCAGCATGACAAACTAAATGCTTGCCAGGCTTCATAAATTCTACAAGGTAAAACTGGATCAGCACCTCTGCCAGTGTTTCCTACTCATTAAATGTGCAAGTAAAGTGAATGATCTCCACTGAGAGGGAACTGATCAGATTGCCAAGCAGCAAACGCCTGTTAGAAATGGTTCGAAATTCTAATGCATGAAAAGGCAAAGATGTATATAAATAGTGTTGCGTGTATTTGAGTGCACAGCTCACCTTTTTATTATAGGGACATGCAAAGCCTTATAACCATAAAGAAGGAAGGAATCAGATTCACATAATGATGACATGAATTTAACCTTTTTCTTAAATGCAGAACAGAAATGCACATGTAGACTCATCGCTTAGTACAAGATTACCTGCCGTAGTTGCTGTGGTGCTCTTCTGCCTAGCACAAGGTCATGGGTTTGGCTCctggccacggaggccgcattgcaataggggcagaatgcaaaaacgcacATTTACTAAGATTCAGAGCACGTATGTGCAGCCCAGGTGGCCGAATTTAATCCCGTGCTCCCCACTGCAGTGTCCCTCATAGTGAGTGTTTTGCTTTGGGACATTTAAACAGCCCATTATTTGACTCTGCACATGATCGCCAATGTTAATGCTGCTACTGCATGACCAACCTCATGTGCAAGCCCTTCTGCACGCAGACCAAAAACGCTCAGCCCCTAAATATAGCAGGCAGATCACTGACCTGCATGCCGCAGATGCGGACACCCAAGGAAGCAGAGGTGCTGGCGGCACACTTGGCCATCTGGCGATGGCGTTTCTCCTCTGAGGCATCGTCACCGTGCTGTCGTGTGCCCATCTTCAAGTCCAGAATGCACGGCCGGCGGAAGTGTGACACAACATTCTCCAGCAACAGCAAATCTGGGTCGCGCAGGGCTAAGGAGACCAAAGCTTGCTAGCGCTGGTGCACAAACAGCTAGAGATCTGTGAAAAGCTTGAGCTTCAAGCCCCCGTAAAAAAAGGCACAAGAACCACTTGTTGGGCCTGGTTGGATTCTACTCATTTTAACCCTGTAAAACCCAAACACCATTCCACACCAAATGTAATTAAAACAACTAGTTCACCGTTATGTCTGGCCATGGAGGGTACATTCACATAAAGAAAAGGAACAATTAAAGTGTTATTTGAGTTATAAATTAATTAGTAATTGGTTTGCTATGCTGTTCGCAACTGAAACTTTGCTTCAGCATATCAAAAATATTTTTATCAGTCTCGAATTAAGCTTCTCATGCCTAAACAGCATTTCAAAGTTGTACCAAattcagcacacacacacacacatatatatatacataaaaatAACTAAAATAAAGGAATGTTGGGTGTTGTGGGGTCAATAACTAGAGTGCAAACTGTAGGACATAAAGTTGGGAACAACAAAGTTCAAGTGTGAGTGGGTGCTTGTGCTGCT
Coding sequences within:
- the LOC126539858 gene encoding inositol hexakisphosphate kinase 1-like isoform X4, which translates into the protein MVVHMASGGRGDTEAVLLPFTHQVGGHSRMLLLDPGTLCKPLIPRELHFYLHVPREMRPFVPAYKGVIQVHHGHASEDEDDEDDESWCPGKPSSSEASQLRVQICSCNEERLLLRESSSWSGSQYLLLLENVVSHFRRPCILDLKMGTRQHGDDASEEKRHRQMAKCAASTSASLGVRICGMQVYQSGSFMCRDKYYGRRLDDRGLRHCLRQFFHDGYRLRADLAALVTQRLLGLRRAVERQNSFRFYSSSLLVIYEGSSPSSSSHEDDEASHSSSTAGTAAESEEDDAPSPPRVDVRMIDFAHTTHEGYEGDTTRHCGPDAGYLLGLDNLVRLLSEVQASAVDM
- the LOC126539858 gene encoding inositol hexakisphosphate kinase 1-like isoform X2; this translates as MAQPWTENGVMVVHMASGGRGDTEAVLLPFTHQVGGHSRMLLLDPGTLCKPLIPRELHFYLHVPREMRPFVPAYKGVIQVHHGHASEDEDDEDDESWCPGKPSSSEASQLRVQICSCNEERLLLRESSSWSGSQYLLLLENVVSHFRRPCILDLKMGTRQHGDDASEEKRHRQMAKCAASTSASLGVRICGMQVYQSGSFMCRDKYYGRRLDDRGLRHCLRQFFHDGYRLRADLAALVTQRLLGLRRAVERQNSFRFYSSSLLVIYEGSSPSSSSHEDDEASHSSSTAGTAAESEEDDAPSPPRVDVRMIDFAHTTHEGYEGDTTRHCGPDAGYLLGLDNLVRLLSEVQASAVDM
- the LOC126539858 gene encoding inositol hexakisphosphate kinase 1-like isoform X1; this translates as MENSCYLSCRLQRRFPLSNHPASFLKRVTVRTGVMVVHMASGGRGDTEAVLLPFTHQVGGHSRMLLLDPGTLCKPLIPRELHFYLHVPREMRPFVPAYKGVIQVHHGHASEDEDDEDDESWCPGKPSSSEASQLRVQICSCNEERLLLRESSSWSGSQYLLLLENVVSHFRRPCILDLKMGTRQHGDDASEEKRHRQMAKCAASTSASLGVRICGMQVYQSGSFMCRDKYYGRRLDDRGLRHCLRQFFHDGYRLRADLAALVTQRLLGLRRAVERQNSFRFYSSSLLVIYEGSSPSSSSHEDDEASHSSSTAGTAAESEEDDAPSPPRVDVRMIDFAHTTHEGYEGDTTRHCGPDAGYLLGLDNLVRLLSEVQASAVDM
- the LOC126539858 gene encoding inositol hexakisphosphate kinase 1-like isoform X3, producing the protein MQDQGRHNGVMVVHMASGGRGDTEAVLLPFTHQVGGHSRMLLLDPGTLCKPLIPRELHFYLHVPREMRPFVPAYKGVIQVHHGHASEDEDDEDDESWCPGKPSSSEASQLRVQICSCNEERLLLRESSSWSGSQYLLLLENVVSHFRRPCILDLKMGTRQHGDDASEEKRHRQMAKCAASTSASLGVRICGMQVYQSGSFMCRDKYYGRRLDDRGLRHCLRQFFHDGYRLRADLAALVTQRLLGLRRAVERQNSFRFYSSSLLVIYEGSSPSSSSHEDDEASHSSSTAGTAAESEEDDAPSPPRVDVRMIDFAHTTHEGYEGDTTRHCGPDAGYLLGLDNLVRLLSEVQASAVDM